The window TCCTCCCACCTTCCCCAAGCAAGATTGTAGGTAGTATTTCTAAGATGTGATCAAAGTGTTAGGTACTAGCAGTACCTAATGtctcatctgctttttctgtggtgtctgttggttttggttttttttttttgttttttttttgttttttttttaaacaggaagaTGAACAGAACTTAACTGCCTTTTAGGACTTGACTTCTGATGGGCTGGATTTTGTCTTGGTGGGAGTTTTTGAAGATTCATGtagtgaaagaagaaacagccaATGGCTTCAGAATCCATGGTCCCAGAGCAGGCAAAACATCATCTGACAAAGGGAAaaaggcggcagcagcagcagcaaactggGTCTTCCAACAGTGACGGTGAAGGTGACATCTTTGTATTTGAAGCAAATGAGGCTTGGAAGGATTTTCACAGTTCTCTTCTTCACTTCTTTGAAGCTGGAGAGCTCTGCGATGTTACACTGAAGGTGATGTTGTCACACATCCTTTGCATTTAACAGTCTGTGGTGCTGGAGGTGGCTGTGAATTTGGGCAGGAGTGTGGAAGCCATAGAATGCCTGTTGGATCTGAGGCATCTCTAGATATGCTCTtgtttttttggtcatttgggtttttttgtttggttgggtttttttcttcttatttagGAATTTCACAACTGAAATATAAACACTTAAGGTATTGACAGTGGGAAATAGGACATACGTGACACTGACCTCACCCAACTTGCCTTCTAAGCAAATTCCCACAGTTAATCAGTATATTACGGTGCATTTCAGCTCCTTGTAGCCTCTTTGTTCTCCCCCAGTTTTATCTCTATTTTTGCATTCCGTGTTGCTCTGCTAGATCTTTCCTGACAAACAGAATTTCTGGAACAAGTCTAacttctagaaagaaaaaaaaacccaaaccaaaccaaaccaaaccaaccagaCAACTATGTTCTGCAGCTGATCGAAGAgtaaaggagaaggaggaaaccAGTTTTGTGGTTCTTGCACAGCATTGCTTTAATGCATTCTTTGTAACTCAGCTGTGTATTACTTATATCCTGATCACAATAAATTTATATCTAGCATCCATAACAGTGGTTGCCAGCACTTACAGACATTAAGCACTGCTGAGCTAGACATTCTAGTAGTGCAGGATAGTTATTTAAGAAAGAGAGATTAATCTTAGTTCCTGTGACAAGAACAAATGAGAGATGCATTTGGGAGAAATTGTTTGCCTGCCACTTTTACATATTAACAGGGAAAACTCTTAACAGATGCCTGTCCCTGGTGTCCTCTGCAGGCGTCCCATCTCTTTAAAATGCTAGGGAGACAATGGAAATCTCTAAGAGGAAGAGGGTTTCTCTCCCTTCCACACCCCTGTGGACAAAAGGGGTAGAATAAGcaagaacatttttctgttctgcttcacAGCAGATACTAGATTTTTAACTTACCTGTCACCAGGCACaagatgcagcagcagaacaggccTAGTGGCTCGTAACAGTCGAGTTAATGCTGAGAGGACACAATGACAATCCTGAAGCTGCTCTGAACAGCATTAGTGCTGTGAAACAGAACTTGCCTGAAAGCTCAAAATCAGGTCCCTTTACATCTAGCATTTTAAAAGGTCTTTTTGGGAAGAAAGTTCATGTTAGAACTCTTAATcctattcttcctttttcttgacCTTATCCTcacctttttccctttcaacCCACTCttgcaaaaaaggaagaaagtctTATAAGAATAGTTAAATCTATACTCCTGCTAGGGAAACCTGGattggaaaatactttttcctatggctgcaatttaattttccttaagTTAGGCTTGTATTACTGTTCATTTGTATTATTTGTATGAAGCTACTTTGGTAACGTTAAGAGTATTAGATTGTATGACTTGGCTTCCAGTCCTCAAGTGGAGAATATAACCTATGGAGGCTAGAGCAACCTGTGGATATCTTACCATAAGGCTTCCTAAATGAGTGATTTTGGTAACTGGTATCTGTATATTGCACTAGAATTTTCTGGAGggcttgatttttctttttgtagtgCTCAGGCATGTCTTGTGTTTTGAGAAGAATTACTTCTCTTTgacctttctgcttttgttcaTGATCTATGATAGTGAACAGTTTTGGCATTGCTGTTGTCAGGCCAATTATTGATTTAACTGCTGGCTCTCAAAAtatgatttgtttttaatgtatgatAGTTAATAAGTGGAGGAGAACTCTGATTTTGGAATACCAAGAACATGTTAGAAGCAGGAGGGTGGCAGACACGTACCATCTGCTTTTCTCCcgctggtttggtttttgttgttcatttgtttggtcTATGAATTGTTTCTTCTGGAGCAATCTAATTAACTCACATTGAACCGTTCctcttttccattcttttaatttctgtacTCTTTCCTGTGCATCTGCTTTCTGTATTCAACTTGCTGCTTACCAGGCAGGTTATACTTGTGTTGATAATACACACTTTTAACAAGGGTAGAACAATTGTGTACTCAATCACAGCTAGAAAAAACTCCACAGTATCCTTTATCATTtaatatcctttaaaaaaaatattgcaagacAACTCACTGTAACACCTTCGTCTGAAAACAAAGATGTAATTTGAAGATGTCAGGGAAATTGGTATTTAGCTCAGCCATCCCTTGATATTAGCACAGACTGCAGAATGACAGAGGCTGTAAGAAAGCACTGCTGTAAGACAGCTAAGTACTGGATTGGTCATTTACCTTCAATATTTACACTATCTTTTAATGTAACTGAATTATAGAATTTTGTAAGTGAATACATATTTTGCACTTTCTGATCAGAATTTTGAAGAATACCTCTTCTTTGTAGGGAATATTGTATCTTTTGTGGCTAAACAACTTCTAAATTCTGGAATTGACTTAATTGGTAACTTGTAATAATCCCCGTAATAGCTGTTATTGCTGCAGTTTTACATGAATTTCCTTCTGTAAACAGCATTATCAATTCCTTAACAGTAGTAAAAGTCCAGAGGTTTAAAGTAAGTAGTCTAAAAAGGTCTCATTACAATTCCCCCCCCTTAAAGTGTCTGAATATACATAAACCAAACAAGGGGCTAGCAGTCTCCTCCTGCCTCCACGATGCTCCTAGAAGGCTCCTGAGGAAGTTCCACTTCAAAAATAGGACATGgctcttaaagaaaaaaataaggtcaGTGCAGTAATGCTGTTGCTTCCTGGAGTAGCCTTGCGCTACTCTGGTGGCCAAGTTACACTCCCAGCTGTTTGGGATACATTAACCTAATGTCAGAAGTACAGGGCAAAtggaatgcatttttttcaacaaaatacAAATCGAGTCCGGAATTCACATTTCAGCTTAACTGTCCTTTCTTTATAGCTGAAAGGAACTAatgtttcagtaaaatattgttttgtttttcaggttgGTTCAAAGCTCATCTCCTGCCACAAACTGGTGCTGGCTTGTGTTATACCTTACTTCAGAGCcatgtttctttcagaaatggcTGAAGCCAAGCAGACGTTGATCGAGATCAAGGACTTTGATGGTGATGCGATAGAAGATCTGGTGAAGTTTGTGTACTCCTCCCGGCTTACCCTGACGGTGGATAACGTCCAGCCTCTCCTGTACGCTGCTTGCATCCTTCAGGTGGAAGTGGTGGCCAAGGCATGCTGTGAATACATGAAGCTGCACTTCCACCCTTCCAACTGCCTGGCGGTCAGGGCATTTGCAGAGAGTCACAACCGCATTGACTTGATGGACATGGCCGATCAATACGCTTGCGAGCACTTTACTGAGGTGGTGGAGTGCGAAGACTTCGTGAACGTGTCACCGCAGCACCTCCATAAACTCTTATCTTCCAGTGACCTGAATATAGAAAACGAAAAGCAAGTTTACAATGCTGCTATCAAGTGGCTGCTGGCCAATCCGCAGCACCACGCTGCGTGGCTGGATGAAATGCTTGCGCAGGTAGGGCAGACCGAGGCGCTGGGTGCCTGGCTCTTTTCTGGTTTAATTCTGAAATCAACTGTTTGTACTTAGGTAGACTTCAAGATAAAAAATGTTCTTACCAGTTGGTGCCTCATCTGGTATTCACAGTTGTGAGTTGACAGTGGAAGCAGGTCAGACCTCTTGAATATCAGGAAGGAGTTGTATTCCCCAATTCCTGTAGAGAGAAGAGTACTCACTTTATGCTTATGGCTGGGGGGTGGGGAGCCAACAAAACCCCGCATCTGTGCTAGAGCAGAAACTTCTTAAATTTACATGTAGTGAAACAGAGAACATAAAGCCATCACTTCAACCTGGTTTGATACTACTACAGCCTGAAACACTCGCTTCCCTTGCTGGTAAGTATTTGTACTTAAGAAAGGAGAGCAAAGTTTTTCAGGAGTTTTGTCACATGGCTCAGAAAGTAAAACTCATGGAGCTAGCACATCAAGTCGTGCTACTTCTGGAATGTTCTGTATATTTAATTAACAAAAGACCAAGATGTGTTAGCCCTACGAGCAGGCCAGGAAACATATCCTAGACCTTTTAATGTTCACTGGACTGGCATTGCTGGTTACCTGTAGGATCCAAAAGGAGTTTGCAGTTTGATCCTTTAGACTTGATACGAGTCCCGTACTTCTGAAAGAGACACATACAGGTATCAAAAGGTCACTTAGCTGAACTTAGTTCAACACCCATCAGACCTCCTCCTGTCAAAATGTTAGGTACAGCAGTCGTTCAGGCTCCATATGTGCTACTTATGGGggtttaaaatacaatatttgaGACAGGTACAGAGAACttgtgctggggaagaggggGAACATGCCATACACTGCAAAATGCCATATATACCTTAGCAGGTAGGACCAACTGTGCTGTTTCAGTTGTCAGTGAACTCCCACttgaatattttgcatttggCAGAATTGCTAGTATTTGCATCGTGTGAGTAACAAGAGGTCCACCAACATGCTGCTGTCATTGTCTTCATGcatcatttttcacatttcccagTAAAAGATCACACTATTGTTAACTGTCTTCCAAAATCCTTCAGTTTCATCTAGACTAGCATGAGGTTTTTGGTGCAAAAACCCCTCCTTTAGTACACTACAATTAAATTTGCAGGCAATAtaatttgagattaaaaaaacctgacttTTATCATGCAGTTACATTAGTAGATTAACAGCTTTATTCTATTCATGGAAACCAGAGTCTAGaataaagcaatgaaaaagTAAACCCCTTGCATAAATATGGGTTATTTGCTGAAGTATATGGAGACATCAGTTGATTTGGACCTTATTGCTAGCAGAAAACAGGGCTTATTAACAGTTATTATCCACATCATAATCAGTATGATAGCTTTTCCTGTTATAATGGGGTTCTGAATTTGTCAGCCTTGAGCTCTTAACACATCACTAACCTCACAAGTCTATTAGCAGGGCTATGGTGGTGCTTTGAATCAGCCTAAAATAAGCCAGGGCCAAAGTAAAGGAAGAAACGGGACTGAAAGCAAGTGGGTAACAAAGAAGTGGTAGAGACACATGCTTGAAGACAGGGACACTTGCCAGCCATATGACAGTGCCATCCCGCTGCTCTGAGAAGCACTGGAGATACTGGACTTCTCCTCCACCATTGCTGCTGAGCTGACTGGGAGCTGCTTGACAGTGTCAGCTCCACACCTTAGAAAGTCGGGTGGTGGTTTCCTTCAGTTCCCTCCTGCTAACACCTGTCCCACCTTTGCACCTTCCTTTTGTCACCCCCATGTGATTGTACTTATCTGTCTCACAAGGACAAATGAAGCATTTGCAGAAATCAGTGACGGGGGGATGGAGGACATTTCAAGGCCGTTTTGGAGAGGCTGACCTTATTTCAGATCTGCCCTGGCCCTGGGGATTGCTCTGGACAGGGGTAACTGTGTGGTCTCACCCAGAAACAGCCTGCCCTTCCTCAGCCTGGTCTGAGGGACCACAGGAAGGCCTTGGGGAAGGAAACAATTACCtctcaacctttttttttttttttctttccttaaaatcCTGTAGTCTGTTCACACTAGAGAGAGGTGTTACTGCACTAGCAATACCTCCTTAATAGATGCTTAGTTCATGTTGACAGCGTTTCCTTTTTGACTTGCCACCCAAAAGCAATGAACCATTCTAGCAAAACTCCTCTTAGCCAATTAGCAATGAGCTGACTAACCTGACACGGGCTATCCCGGTGAAGTCACAGATGCTGCCAGCATCACGCTGGGCAGACATGGTTGCAGCACGGGCAGTGGCACTTCCCTGCTCAGCCTGGGCCAAGGGACAGTTCTCCACTGCTGCTTAAATGCAAATGGTTGTAGCAAACATTTGTcactaaaataattatttgtatcGCTGttattctggggaaaaaaaaaaggtacgaAAACCGCTCTTTTTAGTGCAGAGCAtggggctggcagctgccaTCTGTTCTGTGTGTGTCACTGCGAATGGTGAGACTCAGCCAGTTACTCCAACTGTGTTCATTTCTGTCAGGTACGGCTGCCTCTCTTGCCCGTATGTTTCCTTATGGGTGTTGTGGCAAAGGAAGAGATTGTCAAGCAGAATCTAAAATGTAGGGATTTGCTGGATGAAGCAAGAAACTACCACCTTCACCTGAGCAGCAGGGCAGTGCCAGACTTTGAGTACTCCATTCGCACAACACCAAGGAAGCAGACTGCTGGTAATTAAATGTGTGTCTGATTATCCAGTATGGAGCGGTGTGGAGCAAAAGGCGGCACATCTGTGCAGGGTTAGATACCTTGTTAATGACTTAATGCAAAACTGGGAAAGCTATTGTGTACCTCTCTGGTCATTAGGCTGCATTTTCCTAGCAGAACTTTAGCACTCGTTTTCTCTAAAACATTATTTGTCCTGATCAGCTCTATCTGTATTAAAGCTAGAACTGTTAAGTATGTTATGTGCAGGCAGTATGCTCAAAGCTATACAGAAAACAGTGGACACTTACCTTCGGTGTGAGAAGGTTGAGCTAACTTTTAAACTCTTGTCTAACCTAAGCCAAAAGTGAGTGATGAATATTAACTGCAAATCCTATTATTTACATTGTTATATTTAACAGTCTGTTTATCTCCAtaagcaaaaataacaaaaagcatatttaaaagacatgttaCTTTTACAAGAGCATAGATAGTTAATTGCCGTGACAGCATGCCAAGCAAAGGCCAAAATCCAGCATCCACTATGCAGGGCAATGTCTGTACCCCTTGAATTGCAATCTGACTTCTCCTGACCTACATAATTTTCAGCCCACTCTGCTATACAACTGTATCCCTCATGTTCCCGCTAGCTTTCTGGAAACCTGTTTTGTGTTCTTCAGGTGTGCTGTTCTGTGTCGGTGGCAGAGGTGGATCGGGTGACCCGTTTCGCAGCATCGAATGTTACTCTATCAGTAAGAACAACTGGTTCTTTGGCCCCGAAATGAACAGCAGGAGAAGGCATGTGGGTGTGATCTCTGTGGGAGGTCAGTAATAAACCTATTCAAGCAACACTATTCAAAAGGCGCTTGTTTGCTCTTTTTGCTGGAATTGGTACTTTTACTAAGTAAGTCTCTCCTGCAGTGGCTTAACTGTTGGATATTCTTCAATTCAGTAAAGCTTTTTCCCCATGAAGGGGTTTTTGATTCTGAAGCAATCTGAGAGCATGCTTACTGCAAAGACATTACTGCAATCTGTATATAGCCTGTTGCCTTAATaggcagtttatttttttttaatctgttcatAAAGAAATGGCCTTGCACAGCAGAGACAGCCAGAATTTGCTAGTACTTGTACGAGCTCCCTTCATACTTAAATCTGTACAGGCAAGTCACTAAGACCATAACTCTTCCACGAGCAGACCTACCTTTATTTTTTGGGTCTCCATCTTCTGAAACCAGGTCCACGCAGTGGAGATCAGCTTAGCACCCATGGTACAATTTTTCCTTGTACACAGCAACCCTTGTGTTGCTACAGCAGAACACAGATATATTTCCCCTGTAGAAAATCTGGAGAGATCAATATAAATGTCCAAAACTGATCTGACCTGCAGTACTTGAGTTAGGGGAAGATTTATTGTTTACATATCTCAAGCTTTGTATAAAAGTCCACATTAGAACAGATCTCTGGTTGAGTACAGCATATAGAAGTGTAAAGTCCTTACTTATTAAAATTGTGATATTGAAAGCCTTTGAAAACTCTGACTTTTCTTggagctttttttcctccacatggGCAGGGATATGACataaatgaaaactgagatGTTGCTAAGCGATCTCTGTATCAAAAGATGTGTATGTGTTTCAGGTAAAGTCTACGCAGTAGGTGGACATGATGGAAATGAACACTTAGGAAGCATGGAAGTATTTGATCCTCTCACTAACAAGTGGATGATGAAGGCGTCAATGAACACAAAGAGGTATGTGTCCCATATGCAAAATTTTAAGTCCTTGTCTGTGATACATCATTTCTTGCTGATGCTGAAAACCATCATGTCTGTCCTGCCTTTATCTGGGTTTCTAAACTCTGCTattgttaggatttttttttcctgttttgggGCTCGAATGCTACCAAACACCTTTATTTACTAGATGTAAAGCAAACACAAATCTGCATCACGTTACTTGCATATATCACATATTTGCACAAAGTTGTTTGTAATATACTGTATCTCATGGCAAAACTTCATCTCTCTAGGGATAGGCCCTGTCTGGTAACACTGGTTATGTTTGCACTTTGGCTTTAGTTTGTTGCTCCATTATATTTCTGCcccccttttttggggggttggcTTCTGGAGCAGAGAGCTCTTCCACTCCAGCTGTGTTTACATTCTGATATCTAGGGCCTTTCTGCTATGCCCGATAAAGAACTTTCAACTCGTTAACTGGTTCTGTGAGggctttttgctctttttaagAGTGAGCAAGACAACTGCCAGCAGAACGTGCACAGTTAAATACCTCATGCCCAGGAAACCACAAAAGGCTGGAGGCACTAGAACACTGAGAGCCACATTGAGgatttttcttgccttctgaCATGATTCTTTTAAAGAGTTACTGGATTCACAGATctgtaattttttgtttctactGTCATGTAAATCAGCCTCGTTAATTCTACATtctattttgttatttgttgtttCTAAAAGTGTCATGTATAAGTAGGAGTAAAATACTGAGGACAGCTAGGTCCTAAAGCTATTTATCACTGTGACCTAATCAAAGTAGAAGACTCAGACTTCTAGAAATGGCTTCttgctccttttcttccctcttgcCACCCCCCAGGCATATTCTTGGCAAACATCAGCCCTGGACTTCTGTGACATTTCTTACCTGATCAGTACTTCAGTAAAAGAAATGGCTGCTGTGCCTTGACAGTGCTCCCCTCCTCCTGTTCACAAAGGTGGTATCAGAACACTAAATTGACAAAAAACTGCCACCACTGAAAGTGCGACTACATTATCTGCTGAGGTGATTTAAAATAAGCCCAGGATATCAGCACAACATTTGTTCTCTAGAACAACCGTCCCTCTCTCACTCTTGTCTATATATGTGCAATCCTGCCCTCTGTGTAACGAGACCAGAATGCTCTCAGTGATATGGTAAATCACCAGTCCTAGTAGTTAAAGCAGAAACTTAACACTTACTTCATAGAAGAAGGTACCATACCACCATACTTTACATGGAGTTTTTTAATGACAATACTTTTAATTTTGTGGTACCGATTGTACTTTCATATCGGTAGActtagtagaaaaaaaaaatctggcaacTATTTCAACACAgacttaataaaaaaagaactgaaTAGAAGAAATTGCAATTAAAGCTTGCTAGAGTTCAGTCATCTAATATCCAGCACAGGTTTGCCTTTTA of the Caloenas nicobarica isolate bCalNic1 chromosome 4, bCalNic1.hap1, whole genome shotgun sequence genome contains:
- the KLHL8 gene encoding kelch-like protein 8, coding for MASESMVPEQAKHHLTKGKRRQQQQQTGSSNSDGEGDIFVFEANEAWKDFHSSLLHFFEAGELCDVTLKVGSKLISCHKLVLACVIPYFRAMFLSEMAEAKQTLIEIKDFDGDAIEDLVKFVYSSRLTLTVDNVQPLLYAACILQVEVVAKACCEYMKLHFHPSNCLAVRAFAESHNRIDLMDMADQYACEHFTEVVECEDFVNVSPQHLHKLLSSSDLNIENEKQVYNAAIKWLLANPQHHAAWLDEMLAQVRLPLLPVCFLMGVVAKEEIVKQNLKCRDLLDEARNYHLHLSSRAVPDFEYSIRTTPRKQTAGVLFCVGGRGGSGDPFRSIECYSISKNNWFFGPEMNSRRRHVGVISVGGKVYAVGGHDGNEHLGSMEVFDPLTNKWMMKASMNTKRRGIALASLGGPIYAIGGLDDNTCFSDVERYDIESDRWSAVASMNTPRGGVGSVALVNHVYAVGGNDGVASLSSVEKYDPHLDKWIEVKEMGQRRAGNGVSELHGCLYVVGGFDDNSPLSSVERFDPRSNKWEYVAELTTPRGGVGIATLMGKIFAVGGHNGNAYLNTVEAFDPIVNRWELVGSVSHCRAGAGVAVCSCLSSQIRDVGQGSSNVVDCM